From the Hevea brasiliensis isolate MT/VB/25A 57/8 chromosome 15, ASM3005281v1, whole genome shotgun sequence genome, one window contains:
- the LOC110632326 gene encoding mitochondrial phosphate carrier protein 1, mitochondrial, with protein MREVRERSLVEEFSPGYYGICSLGGMLSAGATHLAITPLDVLKVNMQVNPIKYNSILAGFSTLWKEQGPSSLWRGWSGKLFGYGVQGGFKFGLYEYFKRLYSHILVDQNRTIIFFLSSASAQVFADLALCPFEAIKVQVQTQPRYAKGLIDGFPKLYKAEGFAGFYRGIFPLWGRNLPFSMVMFSTFEHSVDLIYENIVQRRKQDCSRVQQVSVTCLAGYVAGAVGTVISNPADNIVSSLYNKKAENMLQAVKNIGLVNLFTRSLPIRITLVGPVVTLQWFFYDTIKVLNGLPTSGGLSMHQEEAYSSA; from the exons ATGAGAGAGGTTCGAGAGAGGAGCCTTGTGGAGGAGTTTTCCCCTGGCTATTATGGGATATGTAGTCTTGGAGGAATGCTCAGTGCGGGGGCTACCCACCTTGCTATTACTCCTCTTGATGTCTTGAAAGTTAATATGCAG GTGAATCCAATCAAGTATAACAGTATTTTGGCTGGATTCTCTACTCTATGGAAAGAACAAGGGCCTTCTTCCCTTTGGAGGGGGTGGTCTGGCAAGTTGTTTGGATATGGTGTTCAAGGCGGCTTCAAATTCGGTCTTTATGAATATTTTAAGAGGCTTTACTCTCATATCTTAGTAGATCAAAACAGGACTATTATATTTTTTCTCAGTAGTGCTTCTGCACAAGTATTTGCTGACCTGGCTCTCTGTCCATTTGAAGCCATCAAAGTCCAGGTCCAAACACAACCCAGATATGCTAAGGGCTTGATTGATGGGTTTCCAAAACTATATAAAGCTGAAGGATTTGCTGG CTTTTACAGAGGCATTTTTCCGCTTTGGGGCCGCAATCTTCCAT TTTCCATGGTAATGTTTTCAACATTTGAGCATTCAGTGGACCTGATATATGAGAACATTGTTCAAAGGAGAAAGCAAGATTGCTCTAGGGTTCAACAGGTCAGTGTGACATGCTTAGCAGGGTATGTGGCTGGAGCTGTTGGTACAGTGATTTCTAATCCTGCTGACAATATCGTTAGTTCTCTTTATAACAAAAAGGCTGAAAATATGCTTCAG GCTGTGAAGAATATTGGGCTAGTTAATCTCTTCACTAGGAGTCTTCCTATTCGGATCACGCTGGTGGGGCCAGTTGTTACTTTGCAATGGTTTTTCTACGACACCATCAAAGTACTAAATGGACT GCCTACGAGTGGAGGGCTTAGCATGCATCAGGAAGAAGCTTACTCATCAGCTTAA